One part of the Triplophysa rosa linkage group LG5, Trosa_1v2, whole genome shotgun sequence genome encodes these proteins:
- the ccnl1b gene encoding cyclin-L1 → MSQGVLSPSLNTPQNSDGILIGDRLYSEVFLAIDNSIVGEERLGTTPSMLDGLDHETETDLRILGCELIQSAGILLRLPQVAMATGQVLFQRLFYSKSFIKHNVEIVAMACVNLASKIEESPRRVRDVINVFHHLKQGKGKKSTPLILDQNYIHIKNQVIKAERRVLKELGFCVHVKHPHKIIVMYLQVLECEKNAMLVQTAWNYMNDALRTNAFVRFEPETIACACIFLAARVLEIPLPSKPQWYLLFGATKEDIKEICVSTMKLYSRKKPNSEQLEKEVEKHRLALEEAKLKARGQNPNGTPALFGVGGFSPASKPGSPREVKAEEKSPNSKLAKEPENRQLFPKSPVNGSVKKEESKVFLNGKHHSRSRSRSVSRSPRRLRRSHSGTYSSHSSHSPSPRQHKGRRASPITQVVAEHRQSESSRHGNKKRRSRSRSRSNSRDKGRDRDSAKNKQDRGSGHYWDHRDRERERGRSHDHGRSKHQSRSHSGHSHSRHRR, encoded by the exons ATGTCTCAGGGTGTTTTATCTCCGAGTCTGAACACTCCTCAGAACAGCGACGGCATTCTTATAGGCGATAGACTGTATTCGGAAGTGTTCCTGGCCATCGACAACTCGATCGTAGGCGAGGAGAGACTCGGCACGACCCCGTCCATGCTAGATGGCCTCGACCACGAAACAGAAACCGATCTGCGGATTCTCGGCTGTGAACTCATCCAGTCCGCCGGGATCCTTTTACGTCTGCCACAG GTGGCGATGGCGACGGGTCAAGTTCTGTTTCAGCGATTATTTTACTCGAAGTCCTTCATTAAACACAACGTTGAG ATTGTTGCCATGGCCTGTGTGAACTTGGCCTCCAAGATCGAGGAATCTCCAAGACGAGTGCGAGACGTGATCAACGTCTTCCACCATTTGAAACAAGGAAAGGGTAAAAA GAGCACCCCACTCATCCTTGATCAGAATTACATTCATATCAAGAACCAAGTGATCAAAGCCGAGCGTCGTGTGCTGAAGGAGCTGGGCTTCTGCGTTCATGTCAAGCATCCACACAAG ATTATAGTCATGTACCTGCAAGTTCTTGAGTGCGAGAAGAATGCGATGCTGGTTCAAACGGCATG GAACTACATGAACGATGCCCTCAGAACCAACGCCTTTGTGAGGTTTGAACCCGAGACCATTGCGTGTGCCTGTATCTTCCTCGCCGCCCGAGTACTAGAG ATTCCTCTTCCCTCTAAACCACAATGGTATCTTCTCTTTGGAGCTACTAAGGAGGACATCAAAGAAATATGCGTGAGCACCATGAAGCTTTATTCGAGGAAAAAG CCAAACAGTGAGCAACTTGAAAAAGAGGTAGAAAAGCATAGGCTGGCCCTGGAAGAGGCTAAACTGAAAGCCAGGGGACAAAATCCCAATGGCACGCCGGCACTCTTTGGCGTCGGTGGATTTTCCCCAGCATCAAAGCCTG GTTCTCCACGAGAAGTCAAGGCAGAAGAAAAATCGCCAAACTCTAAACTAGCAAAAGAGCCCGAGAACAGACAGTTGTTTCCGAAAAGCCCCGTGAATGG GAGCGTGAAAAAGGAGGAGAGCAAAGTGTTTCTGAATGGCAAGCATCACAGTCGGTCGAGGTCGCGCTCTGTATCTCGCTCTCCACGCAGACT CCGAAGGAGCCACTCTGGAACGTACAGCTCTCACAGCAGCCACAGTCCGTCTCCACGGCAACACAAAGGTCGCAGGGCGTCACCGATTACACAGGTGGTGGCGGAGCACAGACAGAGCGAGTCCAGTAGGCATGGAAACAAAAAGAGGAGGTCACGGAGCCGATCTCGCAGCAACTCTCGCGACAAAGGCCGCGACCGTGACTCTGCGAAAAACAAGCAAGATCGCGGCAGCGGTCACTACTGGGACCACCGTGATCGAGAGCGTGAGCGGGGCCGATCGCACGATCACGGACGAAGCAAACATCAGAGCAGATCACATTCTGGACACAGCCATAGCAGACACAGGAGATGA